The Hypanus sabinus isolate sHypSab1 chromosome 3, sHypSab1.hap1, whole genome shotgun sequence genome contains a region encoding:
- the LOC132391845 gene encoding ubiquitin-conjugating enzyme E2 D2-like isoform X3, with product MGPNDSPYQGGVFFLTIHFPTDYPFKPPKVAFTTRIYHPNINSNGSICLDILRSQWSPALTISKVLLSICSLLCDPNPDDPLVPEIARIYKTDREKYNKTAREWTHKYAM from the exons ATGGGACCT AATGACAGTCCATATCAGGGTGGAGTCTTTTTCTTGACAATTCACTTTCCTACAGACTATCCATTTAAACCACCTAAG GTTGCATTTACAACAAGAATTTATCACCCAAATATTAACAGTAATGGCAGCATCTGCCTTGATATTCTAAGATCACAGTGGTCCCCTGCATTAACTATTTCTAAAG TTCTATTGTCCATTTGTTCACTCTTATGTGATCCAAACCCTGACGACCCACTAGTGCCAGAGATTGCACGTATCTACAAAACAGATAGAGAAAA GTACAACAAAACAGCTCGGGAATGGACTCACAAATATGCAATGTGA